From a single Candidatus Bathyarchaeota archaeon genomic region:
- a CDS encoding antibiotic biosynthesis monooxygenase, translated as MVFARMSTWTFKAGKREEGFLELDNLLNSLTRHAEGFRGYMSLLPQEDPNNAVVLTLWQDEESRKASEKGVFAQTTQKIQKYLEKPPVSKNYRIFSTELFQRIEKEAIRQTT; from the coding sequence TTGGTTTTTGCAAGAATGTCCACTTGGACTTTTAAGGCGGGCAAACGAGAAGAGGGTTTTTTAGAATTAGACAACCTGCTCAACTCGCTAACTAGACATGCGGAGGGGTTCCGCGGATACATGTCCCTGCTTCCACAAGAGGACCCTAACAATGCAGTGGTTTTGACTCTTTGGCAAGACGAAGAATCCCGCAAAGCATCCGAAAAAGGCGTCTTCGCCCAAACTACACAAAAAATCCAAAAGTACCTAGAAAAACCACCTGTCAGCAAGAACTACCGCATATTCTCCACAGAGTTGTTCCAGCGTATAGAAAAAGAAGCCATACGCCAAACCACATAA
- a CDS encoding serine/threonine protein kinase, with protein MPKSAVITLNQLEEEPYASVVCYPKATPSEMQPRIDELRKLGVEALEFCGKSSAFTLSVLGKGYVGIVVTACVCGERLALKMQRVDSDRASLEREAELLCKANSVGVGPKFVAVTKHFLLMQLVEGDLLEAWLQTHKDKAVVRKVLADILEQCWRLDEISLDHGELSKAPKHLLVDGTDKPFIVDFETASTQRNASNVTSVCQYLFQGNSETCKTISTILGERNREKLISGLRNYRKNRNRTNFEDLVRLCLEY; from the coding sequence ATGCCAAAATCAGCAGTCATCACCCTAAACCAACTCGAAGAGGAACCCTACGCATCCGTAGTTTGCTATCCTAAGGCAACCCCCAGCGAAATGCAACCCCGCATAGATGAACTCCGCAAGTTGGGTGTTGAAGCATTGGAGTTCTGTGGTAAATCTTCAGCGTTCACTTTGTCTGTGTTGGGCAAGGGTTATGTGGGTATTGTTGTGACGGCATGTGTCTGCGGCGAGCGGTTGGCGCTTAAAATGCAGCGAGTGGACTCAGACAGGGCAAGCTTGGAGCGTGAAGCTGAACTGCTGTGCAAAGCCAACTCTGTTGGTGTCGGTCCGAAGTTTGTGGCGGTGACCAAACATTTTCTGCTGATGCAACTTGTTGAAGGAGACCTGCTTGAGGCGTGGCTTCAAACACACAAAGACAAAGCCGTTGTCCGAAAGGTTTTAGCTGACATTCTGGAGCAATGCTGGCGGCTCGACGAAATCAGCCTCGACCACGGGGAACTCAGTAAAGCACCCAAACACCTCCTCGTAGATGGAACAGATAAGCCGTTCATCGTGGATTTCGAAACCGCCAGCACCCAACGCAACGCATCCAACGTCACCTCGGTGTGCCAGTATCTGTTTCAGGGCAATAGCGAAACCTGTAAAACTATATCGACGATTTTGGGCGAAAGAAACAGAGAAAAACTCATCTCAGGATTGAGGAATTACAGAAAAAACCGGAATCGCACCAACTTTGAAGACTTAGTGAGGTTATGCCTCGAATATTAA
- a CDS encoding DUF5615 family PIN-like protein, whose protein sequence is MKFLADENISTKVVNNLKNKGIDIVSVKEINAGLGDEAVLEIANAQNRILLTFDDDFGELIYRRKLKAYGIVLLRFLPKSTQQIYEILSNVLDAQNELEGNFVIVTENRIRIHRLRKKV, encoded by the coding sequence ATGAAATTTCTTGCTGATGAAAACATCTCAACCAAAGTTGTTAACAACCTCAAAAACAAGGGAATAGACATCGTCTCAGTTAAGGAGATAAATGCTGGTCTGGGAGATGAAGCAGTCTTAGAAATTGCCAATGCCCAGAATAGAATTCTTTTAACTTTCGACGATGACTTCGGTGAACTGATTTATCGAAGAAAACTAAAGGCGTATGGAATAGTCTTGTTAAGGTTCTTGCCGAAGTCAACACAGCAGATTTATGAAATTCTCTCTAACGTTTTAGACGCCCAAAATGAACTTGAAGGCAATTTCGTAATAGTTACTGAAAATCGGATTCGAATACATCGATTAAGAAAGAAAGTTTAG
- a CDS encoding nucleoside 2-deoxyribosyltransferase domain-containing protein: MKKQVFISGPIIGMEKQQDYRKTITEVVEKLGLQIIDPWKRERVLYNGTEECWWDKVPTFDFVQRDLDDADRCDIMVVYLPILSAGACMEMFYAKRKGKKIIVVSPIKCLSPWIVFHSDKIIKSFDELEGALKEFV; the protein is encoded by the coding sequence ATGAAGAAGCAGGTGTTCATTTCAGGTCCCATCATCGGCATGGAAAAACAGCAAGACTACCGAAAAACCATAACCGAAGTCGTCGAGAAACTGGGGCTCCAAATTATCGACCCATGGAAACGTGAGCGTGTTCTCTACAACGGCACGGAGGAGTGCTGGTGGGATAAGGTGCCTACTTTTGATTTTGTGCAGCGAGACCTCGATGACGCCGACCGTTGCGACATCATGGTCGTCTACTTGCCGATTCTTTCGGCTGGGGCTTGCATGGAAATGTTCTACGCCAAACGCAAAGGCAAAAAAATCATCGTGGTCTCCCCCATAAAGTGCCTCAGTCCATGGATCGTTTTCCACTCAGACAAAATAATCAAGAGTTTTGACGAATTAGAAGGGGCACTAAAAGAATTTGTCTGA
- a CDS encoding formate--phosphoribosylaminoimidazolecarboxamide ligase, whose product MIDSEAIGKIIEKYDQTKLAVGTLGSHSSLNIFKGAKEEGLRTVCICKEKDAIMYQKYPLVDELIIVKDFTELLSEKLQEHLRKLNVVLIPHGSFTAYLSTEQLTDNLNVPMMGNRQLLHWEANRKSQEEWLRQAGLRLPATFKSPDDIDRLIIAKLQGAKGGRGYFLANSPKGFYKKAEEMIKRGLITKEDIEKIHLQEYALGVNVYPSYFSSILNNDVELLAMDRRYESAVDSIGKIPAQEQLEIDVIPTYTVVGNFPIVLRESLLPEVMRMGENVHKKAAELAPPGIIGPFCLETVITDDLTIYTFEISARIVAGTNVGIGTSPYAYLRYGENMYMGRRIAMELKEAVKQKRLHEVVA is encoded by the coding sequence ATGATCGACAGCGAAGCGATAGGCAAAATAATCGAAAAATACGATCAAACCAAACTCGCAGTCGGCACCTTGGGTTCCCATAGTTCACTTAACATTTTCAAAGGCGCCAAAGAAGAAGGTTTGCGAACGGTTTGTATCTGCAAAGAAAAAGACGCCATAATGTACCAAAAGTATCCACTAGTTGACGAGTTAATTATCGTTAAAGACTTCACCGAGTTGCTCAGCGAAAAACTTCAGGAGCATCTCCGCAAGCTCAACGTGGTTTTGATTCCGCACGGCTCCTTCACCGCATACCTTAGCACGGAACAATTAACCGACAACCTAAACGTACCCATGATGGGTAACCGACAGTTGCTCCACTGGGAAGCCAACCGCAAATCACAGGAGGAATGGCTGCGGCAGGCTGGACTGAGATTACCCGCCACTTTCAAGTCACCCGACGACATCGACCGCCTAATCATCGCCAAGCTCCAAGGCGCCAAAGGTGGCAGAGGCTACTTCCTCGCCAACTCGCCGAAGGGTTTCTACAAGAAAGCAGAAGAAATGATCAAACGCGGCTTAATCACCAAAGAAGACATAGAAAAAATCCACCTCCAAGAATACGCCTTAGGCGTCAACGTCTACCCCAGCTACTTTAGCAGCATCCTAAACAACGACGTCGAACTCCTCGCGATGGATCGCCGCTACGAATCCGCAGTAGACAGCATCGGCAAAATCCCCGCTCAGGAACAACTCGAAATCGACGTCATCCCAACATACACAGTAGTCGGCAACTTCCCCATCGTGCTTCGCGAATCGCTACTACCAGAAGTCATGCGTATGGGCGAGAACGTTCACAAAAAAGCCGCGGAATTAGCCCCGCCTGGAATCATTGGACCCTTCTGTCTCGAAACCGTAATCACCGACGACCTTACAATCTACACTTTTGAAATTTCGGCGCGCATTGTTGCAGGCACAAACGTGGGTATAGGTACTTCGCCTTATGCTTACTTGCGGTATGGGGAAAACATGTACATGGGCAGACGCATCGCAATGGAACTCAAAGAAGCAGTCAAACAGAAACGGCTACACGAAGTTGTAGCCTAA
- a CDS encoding glycerophosphodiester phosphodiesterase family protein yields the protein MLRVGHRGAKAYAPENTLASFKKAVEIGVDAVELDVRKTRDGELVVIHDADVKRTTNGKGLVSDLTLAQIKELSSDGEKVPTLGEALDFLRGKVKVFIELKEQGSEEQVLVEVRKRGMEKDVVITSFLEEALKKVRELDAAIPTGLIYAKHSNPLKAALTLKANYLLPLYRFTHTANVQKAHQNGLKVVVWTINTPEEVQDYLKKGVDGIASDKPDILNSQ from the coding sequence ATGCTGCGTGTGGGTCACCGAGGGGCAAAAGCTTACGCCCCCGAAAACACGTTGGCGAGTTTTAAGAAAGCCGTAGAAATCGGCGTAGACGCTGTCGAGTTAGACGTCAGAAAAACCCGTGACGGCGAACTGGTCGTTATCCATGACGCTGATGTGAAGCGGACCACCAATGGCAAGGGCTTGGTTAGCGATTTGACTCTTGCCCAGATTAAGGAGTTATCTTCAGATGGGGAGAAGGTTCCCACTTTGGGTGAGGCGCTGGATTTTTTGAGGGGCAAAGTCAAAGTCTTCATCGAACTCAAAGAGCAAGGCAGCGAAGAGCAGGTTCTTGTTGAAGTGCGGAAGCGCGGTATGGAAAAAGATGTTGTGATCACTTCTTTTCTTGAGGAGGCCCTTAAAAAAGTTAGAGAACTCGACGCTGCCATCCCCACAGGTTTAATCTATGCTAAACACAGCAACCCCCTCAAAGCTGCATTGACCCTGAAAGCCAATTACCTGTTGCCTCTCTACAGGTTTACCCACACTGCAAACGTGCAGAAGGCGCACCAAAACGGCTTGAAAGTCGTCGTCTGGACCATAAATACCCCTGAAGAGGTGCAAGATTACCTCAAGAAGGGTGTGGATGGCATCGCCAGCGACAAACCAGACATACTCAACAGCCAATGA
- a CDS encoding phosphoribosylaminoimidazolesuccinocarboxamide synthase has product MGSVKDLQIITKPTQTAMGTGRFLFSDRYSVFDWGEMPDHIDGKGAALCLMGAYCFEQLEKLGVKTHYRGLVNSAGKAVRLDELKEPSNIMEVALVNVYKPKTSVVNGKIVHDYSQYNSALKNCLIPLEIIYRNGLPEGSSVFKRLAQGKVTLADLGLDHQPKPGENLTKPIFDVSTKLEETDRYVTWTEAQKIAGLTNSELADIKAVLLKADETITKAASNAGLKNEDGKIELAFDDQRKLMLVDVLGTLDECRFTFDGVHVSKEVARQFYKKTQWYNDLEQAKKDAEAKGVQDWKSLCKSQPPKLDPKLKTIISQMYTSVANEMSGKKHFNTPPLPKVIDDYKAFMGETTP; this is encoded by the coding sequence ATGGGAAGCGTTAAAGATTTACAAATCATCACTAAACCAACCCAAACCGCCATGGGCACAGGCAGATTCCTGTTTTCTGACCGCTACAGCGTTTTTGACTGGGGCGAAATGCCCGATCACATCGATGGCAAAGGCGCTGCTTTGTGCCTTATGGGGGCTTACTGTTTTGAACAGCTAGAAAAGCTTGGTGTAAAAACCCATTACCGAGGCTTAGTTAACTCGGCGGGCAAAGCAGTCAGGCTTGATGAACTCAAAGAGCCCTCAAACATCATGGAAGTCGCTTTAGTTAACGTTTACAAACCCAAAACCAGCGTTGTAAACGGCAAAATAGTGCATGACTACAGCCAGTACAACTCTGCCCTCAAAAACTGCCTCATCCCCCTCGAAATCATCTACCGCAACGGCTTACCAGAAGGCTCATCCGTATTCAAACGACTAGCACAAGGCAAAGTCACCTTAGCAGACCTCGGCTTAGACCACCAACCCAAACCAGGCGAAAACCTCACCAAACCCATCTTTGACGTAAGCACAAAACTGGAAGAAACCGACCGCTACGTCACATGGACTGAAGCGCAAAAAATCGCAGGCTTAACAAACTCCGAATTAGCCGACATCAAAGCTGTCCTCCTAAAAGCTGACGAAACCATAACCAAAGCCGCCTCCAACGCAGGTCTCAAAAATGAGGACGGCAAAATCGAGTTAGCTTTCGACGACCAACGCAAACTCATGCTCGTTGACGTGCTAGGCACGTTGGATGAATGCCGCTTCACATTCGACGGTGTTCATGTTAGCAAGGAAGTGGCAAGGCAATTCTACAAAAAAACCCAGTGGTACAACGATTTAGAGCAAGCCAAAAAAGACGCGGAAGCCAAAGGCGTACAGGACTGGAAGTCACTTTGCAAGTCTCAGCCACCTAAACTTGACCCCAAACTTAAAACCATCATAAGCCAAATGTACACTTCAGTAGCTAACGAGATGAGCGGCAAAAAACACTTCAACACACCCCCGTTGCCCAAAGTTATTGACGATTACAAAGCGTTTATGGGTGAAACAACACCATGA
- a CDS encoding PH domain-containing protein, whose translation MGKNDAEKVIRPPVEQITSGTIFKPSRAYLKKMQVQNIIIFVFILLLVFLLFIAVAYMAAADPASPSAAQIIQDYILPVNFWSLIANLLWFIPALVLTPMYFNSIEYSVKAQSGDTMPEIYSKEGIITITRRHVPFRCITNISSKAGPFDRLFKIGSVHVETAGYSGPNQKGPETVLNGIVFYEEVRDFILRELRKYREPYTTMTEVNQPTPEPTGSNHDEVLATLREIRDLLKKK comes from the coding sequence ATGGGAAAAAACGACGCAGAAAAAGTCATCCGACCGCCCGTTGAGCAGATCACCAGCGGAACAATCTTCAAACCATCCCGGGCTTACCTGAAAAAGATGCAGGTCCAAAACATCATCATCTTCGTATTCATCTTGCTGTTGGTGTTCCTTTTGTTTATAGCCGTTGCATACATGGCTGCCGCTGACCCCGCGAGTCCAAGTGCAGCGCAAATAATCCAAGATTATATCCTGCCAGTGAATTTCTGGTCGCTAATAGCAAATCTACTATGGTTCATTCCCGCCTTGGTTCTGACGCCGATGTACTTCAACAGCATAGAATACTCAGTGAAAGCCCAAAGCGGCGACACCATGCCTGAAATCTACTCCAAAGAAGGCATCATAACAATCACCCGCCGACACGTACCCTTCAGATGCATAACCAACATATCAAGCAAAGCAGGCCCGTTTGACAGACTGTTCAAAATCGGCTCCGTGCACGTAGAAACCGCTGGCTACTCAGGCCCCAACCAGAAAGGCCCCGAAACCGTCCTCAACGGCATCGTATTCTACGAGGAAGTACGCGACTTTATCTTAAGAGAACTAAGAAAATACCGAGAACCTTACACTACAATGACCGAGGTAAACCAGCCAACACCCGAACCAACAGGTAGCAACCACGATGAGGTTTTGGCTACTTTGCGGGAAATACGCGACCTGCTAAAAAAGAAATAG
- a CDS encoding NAD(P)/FAD-dependent oxidoreductase, with protein sequence MAGKSIIIIGAGLGGLATGCYGQMNGYKTKIFEMQNKPGGVCVAWQRKGYSFDYAVHNVFGVTTNPKVKNVYTQLWQELGALKDTATYHFEEFVQVEDVDGKVLTLYTDLNKLEAHLKQLAPADSKIIEEFVDAARKIGGHDLFDAMVGGTFAKIKMLPLMSTLVKFGKINIKAYGEKFSDPFLRKAIPTIQYDIAEVPTLVPLLFLSVQEKGDAGWPIGGSNALSGNIAKRYLELGGEIEYNKKVEKIIVKNDVAVGVQLEDGSEHFADRIVSNADGYSTIYGMLGGKYVTKTIEAYYRAYPKLQSFGLEVWYGVNMEFPKEPHAIVCFLEQPITIEGIPRDRLDIEIFNFDPTMAPKGKTVVKVVLESNYDYWKNLSADPEGYKKEKQKVADQIAAALEKRFPLFQSKIEVIDVATPISVERWTALYRGCQAWPAPAEHQKEINKNGLFKTLPGLANFYGVGQWAGGTIGLSTVSLMGRNLIKDFCKLDGKQFKTA encoded by the coding sequence TTGGCGGGCAAATCAATCATTATAATCGGGGCAGGCCTCGGCGGTTTAGCCACAGGCTGCTATGGACAAATGAACGGTTACAAAACCAAGATTTTTGAGATGCAGAACAAACCAGGCGGAGTCTGCGTCGCGTGGCAACGCAAAGGTTACAGCTTCGACTACGCCGTTCACAACGTTTTCGGAGTCACCACAAACCCAAAAGTGAAAAACGTCTACACGCAGCTTTGGCAGGAACTTGGCGCCCTCAAAGACACAGCGACTTATCATTTTGAGGAGTTTGTACAAGTTGAGGATGTAGACGGTAAAGTCCTCACCCTCTACACAGACCTAAACAAGCTTGAAGCCCACCTAAAGCAACTCGCTCCTGCAGATAGCAAAATCATAGAAGAGTTTGTGGATGCGGCTAGAAAAATCGGGGGACACGACTTATTCGATGCCATGGTGGGAGGTACATTTGCGAAAATCAAGATGCTACCACTAATGAGCACACTCGTAAAGTTCGGCAAAATCAACATCAAAGCTTACGGCGAAAAATTCAGCGACCCTTTTCTACGAAAAGCCATCCCCACAATCCAGTATGACATCGCTGAAGTGCCCACTTTGGTTCCGTTGCTGTTCCTCTCGGTTCAAGAGAAAGGTGATGCAGGCTGGCCCATCGGCGGTTCAAACGCGCTCTCAGGCAACATCGCCAAACGCTACCTTGAACTCGGCGGCGAAATAGAGTACAACAAGAAGGTCGAAAAAATCATAGTCAAAAACGACGTTGCGGTGGGTGTGCAGTTGGAGGACGGCTCAGAACATTTTGCTGACCGCATCGTTTCGAATGCTGACGGCTACTCAACAATCTATGGCATGCTAGGAGGTAAATACGTTACCAAAACCATAGAAGCATACTATAGGGCGTATCCTAAGCTGCAGTCGTTTGGGCTGGAAGTCTGGTACGGAGTCAACATGGAATTCCCCAAAGAGCCCCATGCAATCGTTTGTTTCCTTGAGCAACCCATAACCATCGAGGGTATCCCGCGTGACCGCTTGGATATCGAAATCTTCAACTTTGATCCCACGATGGCGCCTAAAGGCAAAACAGTCGTCAAAGTTGTACTGGAATCCAACTACGATTACTGGAAAAACCTCTCCGCGGACCCAGAGGGTTACAAAAAAGAAAAACAAAAAGTCGCAGACCAAATCGCAGCAGCGCTGGAAAAACGGTTCCCCCTCTTTCAAAGCAAAATCGAAGTCATCGACGTAGCAACCCCCATTTCTGTGGAGCGTTGGACGGCGCTGTATAGGGGTTGTCAAGCTTGGCCTGCACCAGCAGAGCACCAAAAAGAAATCAACAAAAACGGTTTATTCAAAACTCTGCCTGGTTTAGCTAACTTTTACGGTGTGGGTCAATGGGCGGGCGGAACCATCGGGTTAAGCACTGTTTCACTTATGGGGCGCAACCTCATCAAAGACTTCTGCAAGTTAGATGGCAAACAATTCAAGACCGCATGA
- a CDS encoding formate--phosphoribosylaminoimidazolecarboxamide ligase family protein: MNMQDKIKQVLMDYDPKKIRIGVLGSHSALEIASGAKQEGFETVVVCQNGREKTYARYYRNVFDKFIFLDQFADITKPETVKELQDLNTIFVPNRSFSVYAGYDAIEQKFTVPLMGNRWLLKTEERTAPKNQLWLLKEAGIQIPKAFKSPKDIDRPVIVKVAEKGRTIERAFFYASTPEEYEREAEKRIKAGIITREALEESVIEEYVLGAKFNANYFYSPLNDDIDLLGFDRRIQTDLDGVLDLPAREQLELNVATQNIEIGHMGVTMRESQIEKIFEAGEKWVSICRKEFPPGMIGLFALQGAVTKDLQFRIFDVSPRVPGCPCVEPTSPYMKYKYGVEVGPGKRVAMEIKRAIRKRRLMEVVT, from the coding sequence ATGAATATGCAAGACAAAATAAAACAAGTCCTGATGGATTACGATCCCAAAAAAATCCGCATAGGCGTTTTGGGCTCGCACTCTGCGCTTGAGATTGCGTCAGGTGCTAAACAAGAAGGCTTCGAAACTGTGGTGGTCTGCCAGAACGGCAGAGAAAAAACCTACGCGCGCTACTACCGCAACGTTTTTGATAAATTCATTTTTCTTGATCAATTCGCTGACATAACTAAACCTGAAACGGTTAAGGAACTCCAAGATTTAAACACGATTTTTGTGCCCAACCGCAGCTTCAGCGTCTACGCAGGCTACGACGCCATCGAACAGAAATTCACCGTCCCCCTGATGGGCAACCGCTGGCTGCTAAAAACCGAAGAACGCACCGCACCCAAAAACCAGCTTTGGCTCCTAAAAGAAGCAGGCATTCAAATTCCAAAAGCCTTCAAGTCACCCAAAGACATCGACCGCCCAGTCATAGTCAAAGTCGCCGAGAAAGGCAGAACCATTGAACGCGCCTTCTTTTACGCCTCAACTCCTGAGGAATATGAGCGGGAAGCCGAGAAACGCATCAAAGCAGGCATAATCACCCGCGAAGCCCTCGAAGAATCAGTTATCGAGGAATACGTGTTGGGTGCGAAATTCAACGCTAACTACTTCTATTCACCCTTAAACGATGACATCGACCTCTTAGGCTTTGACCGACGCATCCAAACCGACCTCGACGGCGTACTTGACCTCCCTGCAAGAGAACAACTCGAACTAAATGTCGCTACACAGAACATCGAAATCGGCCACATGGGCGTAACCATGAGGGAAAGCCAAATAGAAAAAATCTTCGAAGCAGGCGAAAAATGGGTGTCAATCTGCCGCAAAGAGTTTCCCCCGGGAATGATTGGCCTGTTTGCCTTGCAGGGTGCAGTCACCAAGGATTTGCAGTTCCGTATCTTCGATGTCAGCCCACGTGTTCCAGGTTGCCCCTGTGTTGAACCAACATCGCCCTACATGAAGTACAAGTATGGGGTAGAGGTGGGTCCAGGCAAACGGGTCGCCATGGAAATTAAACGGGCCATCAGAAAACGGCGGTTAATGGAAGTTGTAACATGA
- a CDS encoding DUF4184 family protein, whose protein sequence is MPVTPFHYPIAKILHQLGGKINLSLPALIVGSMVPDLEVPFISLVSQTQDRLVLHSLIGGLTLGTTIAVFLTVLVYTPLVGAFFPVNKENLKQKCAFSGVVVVSCLIGVLSHVLLDVANHTYNPLFWPLLSAAQTPNPLIQLLGGPDLASLLVHGSMGVLFIGICIVNRNNFWEQLLVGDKPAKIEKSLL, encoded by the coding sequence ATGCCTGTTACGCCATTCCATTACCCAATCGCAAAGATACTCCACCAACTTGGCGGAAAAATCAACCTCAGCTTACCCGCTTTAATCGTGGGTTCTATGGTTCCCGACTTGGAAGTCCCCTTCATATCTCTGGTGTCCCAAACGCAGGACAGACTGGTTCTCCACAGCTTAATCGGAGGTTTAACTCTGGGAACCACCATCGCAGTGTTTTTGACGGTGCTTGTTTATACCCCATTAGTCGGCGCGTTTTTTCCCGTAAACAAAGAAAACCTCAAGCAGAAATGCGCCTTTTCAGGGGTGGTTGTTGTTTCGTGTTTAATCGGAGTGTTGTCTCACGTTTTGCTGGATGTTGCCAATCATACATATAATCCGCTGTTTTGGCCCCTGCTCTCCGCAGCGCAAACTCCAAACCCACTTATCCAGCTTCTGGGCGGTCCAGACCTTGCGTCGCTGCTCGTTCATGGTTCTATGGGTGTGCTCTTTATTGGAATCTGTATAGTTAACCGCAATAATTTTTGGGAGCAATTACTCGTTGGAGACAAGCCCGCCAAAATTGAAAAATCGCTTCTTTGA
- a CDS encoding CorA family divalent cation transporter, with product MDPQVDTSTQTRFSTTPSTLELLPKRWFCTGLEASGKTIRQEAESPASFMDLLKRSVITWVDYITDDPVNDLPMVASQMGFSENFIASLSSRDQLNYSDFDTEMWLTFPAIQIRGNDVKPYPLVFLIRKNLVVTFHVRLVDKRFLRLRRYSETILRKIPPESKPEDRLTIVLSRILEANNDSNFRHLRVIEEFGDELNRDLMDKDVDKSTLGPKIYEMKHALIIYLNALWESVDVLQTIRYGDAELLTDDPKLVNMFAAMVDQVKSQIALSEHMSEVLASGIEATQAIYNNQLTIANNQLTISNNRLTLLNNRLSKIVAYLTIIGTAILIPNTIATMLGNSVWVLGPDFLPAYLALMFGATAVGSILMWVWIKRAGLLNHEHEQSADNNPPIHTT from the coding sequence ATGGATCCACAGGTAGACACCTCTACACAAACGAGATTCTCAACCACACCATCCACACTAGAACTGCTCCCTAAAAGATGGTTCTGTACGGGTTTAGAAGCCTCAGGAAAAACAATCAGACAAGAAGCTGAATCACCCGCAAGTTTTATGGATTTGTTGAAACGCTCCGTGATTACCTGGGTTGACTACATCACCGATGACCCCGTGAATGATTTACCTATGGTAGCTTCCCAGATGGGTTTCAGTGAAAACTTTATCGCAAGTCTATCCTCTCGGGATCAACTGAATTATTCTGATTTTGATACTGAAATGTGGTTGACTTTCCCCGCCATCCAGATTAGGGGAAACGACGTTAAACCTTACCCGCTAGTCTTTTTGATTCGAAAAAATCTAGTTGTAACCTTCCATGTCCGACTCGTTGACAAACGATTCTTGCGGCTAAGAAGGTATTCAGAAACAATTCTTCGCAAAATCCCTCCTGAAAGCAAACCAGAAGATAGACTAACAATCGTACTATCCCGTATACTTGAAGCAAACAATGACAGCAACTTTAGACACCTACGAGTAATCGAAGAATTCGGCGACGAACTAAACCGCGACTTAATGGATAAGGACGTAGATAAATCCACTCTGGGGCCAAAAATCTACGAGATGAAACACGCGCTCATCATTTATTTGAATGCACTATGGGAAAGCGTGGATGTACTGCAGACGATTCGCTACGGCGACGCAGAACTTCTCACTGATGATCCGAAACTTGTAAACATGTTTGCTGCGATGGTGGATCAAGTTAAAAGTCAAATTGCTCTTTCTGAGCACATGTCCGAAGTGTTAGCGTCAGGAATAGAAGCCACACAAGCCATATACAACAATCAATTAACGATCGCGAACAATCAGTTAACGATATCCAACAACAGATTGACTTTGCTTAACAACCGTCTATCAAAAATAGTCGCTTACCTAACGATAATTGGAACGGCGATATTGATACCTAACACCATCGCCACCATGCTCGGTAACTCGGTTTGGGTTTTGGGGCCAGATTTTCTACCTGCATATCTGGCGTTAATGTTTGGAGCCACTGCGGTTGGTAGCATCCTAATGTGGGTATGGATTAAAAGAGCAGGCTTATTAAATCACGAACATGAACAAAGTGCAGATAACAATCCCCCTATTCATACCACCTAA
- a CDS encoding DUF433 domain-containing protein, which translates to MLSDWEDRITVDPKILVGKPVIKGTRLSVEFVLGLLANGWSVEQILDAYSELKREDIIAALKYAVEMVKQEKVYPLA; encoded by the coding sequence ATGCTCAGTGATTGGGAAGATAGAATCACAGTGGACCCCAAAATTTTGGTGGGCAAACCAGTCATTAAGGGTACTCGATTGTCAGTCGAGTTTGTTTTGGGTCTTCTCGCTAATGGCTGGTCGGTTGAGCAGATTCTGGATGCGTATTCTGAGTTGAAGCGTGAAGACATAATTGCTGCTTTGAAGTATGCAGTTGAAATGGTTAAGCAAGAGAAGGTTTACCCCTTAGCATGA